A genomic window from Triticum urartu cultivar G1812 chromosome 7, Tu2.1, whole genome shotgun sequence includes:
- the LOC125524420 gene encoding uncharacterized protein LOC125524420, whose translation MASSHVPFVSSPPKKKTPATASDCVTIAFSFLTRENIMLFLWRSRLLLRRRCSPVWRFQLHVSHPVPNVGEILPEWHSKSPPCITPNSHLLLVPSLGWLWELVVCAGGGRRGRAETREVAPGLAWLVGDGGSAVAVGGVGGGGGRAAASAAGDEPDFRRRPRGARAWRLPARRGRSVNGKERN comes from the exons AGTTCCCATGTTCCGTTCGTCAGCAGTCCACCGAAGAAGAAGACGCCCGCAACAGCCAGCGACTGCGTCACGATCGCCTTCTCCTTCCTCACCCGCGAG AATATCATGCTCTTCCTATGGCGATCTCGTCTACTACTGCGACGGAGGTGTTCACCGGTGTGGAGGTTTCAACTCCACGTCTCCCATCCAGTGCCAAATGTTGGAGAAATTCTACCAGAATGGCATTCTAAAAGCCCCCCTTGCATCACCCCCAACTCACATCTCCTTCTCG TTCCTTCTCTCGGATGGCTTTGGGAGCTGGTGGTTTGCGCCGGAGGAGGACGGAGAGGCCGGGCGGAAACGAGAGAGGTGGCGCCAGGACTCGCGTGGCTCGTCGGTGATGGTGGATCCGCCGTCGCTGTCGGAGGGGTCGGAGGGGGAGGCGGCCGGGCTGCTGCCTCCGCTGCTGGAGACGAGCCGGACTTCCGTCGGCGACCTAGAGGCGCGCGTGCATGGCGGCTTCCCGCGCGCAGGGGTCGATCAGTCAACGGAAAAGAAAGGAACTAG